Proteins from one Alkalidesulfovibrio alkalitolerans DSM 16529 genomic window:
- the ilvD gene encoding dihydroxy-acid dehydratase has product MRSKKMTAGIERAPHRSLLHALGMTREEMNRPLVGVCNAANEIVPGHKHLDVIAEAVKAGVRMAGGTPIEFPAIAVCDGLAMNHEGMGMSLPSRENIADSVEIMATAHPFDALVLIPNCDKSVPGMLMAMLRLDIPAVLVSGGPMYAGTGGTDLISVFEAVGKVRRGLMDEEELSRLEEYACPGCGSCAGMFTANSMNCLAETIGLALPGNGTIPAPTAARSRLAKEAGVAVMELLARGITPRAIVTERAVRNAVTLDMALGCSTNTVLHLPAIFREAGLDLTLSIFDEVSRATPNLCKLSPAGPHHIEDLHAAGGIPAVMAQLAQAGRVDTSCLTVTGKTVGENLAALGARVANPEVIRPLDNPYGTQGGIAVLMGNIAPEGAVVKQSAVAKDMLTHSGPARVFDSEEAANAAILEGKIKPGDVVVIRYEGPRGGPGMREMLSPTSNIAGMGLDGAVALITDGRFSGGTRGAAIGHVSPEAAAGGPIALVREGDVIAIDIPGRSLTLRVDEAELARRKTEWKPVVKELKSPLLRRYARQVTSAASGAALSDE; this is encoded by the coding sequence ATGCGCAGCAAAAAGATGACCGCGGGCATCGAGCGCGCGCCGCACAGATCGCTGCTGCACGCCCTGGGGATGACGCGCGAGGAGATGAACCGCCCCCTGGTCGGCGTGTGCAACGCGGCCAACGAGATCGTGCCCGGCCACAAGCACCTGGACGTCATCGCCGAGGCCGTGAAGGCCGGAGTGCGCATGGCTGGCGGCACGCCCATCGAATTTCCGGCCATCGCCGTGTGCGACGGCCTGGCCATGAACCACGAGGGCATGGGCATGTCGCTGCCCAGCCGCGAGAACATCGCCGATTCCGTGGAGATCATGGCCACGGCGCACCCTTTCGACGCCCTGGTGCTCATTCCCAACTGCGACAAGTCCGTGCCGGGCATGCTCATGGCCATGCTCAGGCTCGACATCCCGGCCGTGCTCGTCTCGGGCGGGCCGATGTACGCGGGCACCGGCGGCACGGATCTGATCAGCGTCTTCGAGGCCGTGGGCAAGGTGCGGCGCGGACTCATGGACGAGGAAGAACTTTCGCGCCTTGAGGAATACGCCTGTCCGGGCTGCGGCTCGTGTGCGGGCATGTTCACGGCCAACTCCATGAACTGTCTGGCCGAGACCATCGGCCTGGCCCTGCCGGGCAACGGCACCATCCCAGCGCCCACGGCCGCGCGCTCCCGTCTGGCCAAGGAGGCCGGGGTCGCGGTCATGGAGCTTCTCGCGCGCGGCATCACCCCCCGCGCGATCGTGACCGAACGGGCCGTGCGCAACGCCGTGACCCTGGACATGGCGCTTGGCTGCTCCACGAACACGGTGTTGCACCTGCCCGCCATCTTCCGCGAGGCCGGGCTTGACCTCACGCTCTCTATCTTCGACGAGGTCAGCCGCGCGACCCCGAACCTGTGTAAACTCTCGCCCGCCGGGCCGCATCACATCGAGGATCTGCACGCGGCCGGGGGCATCCCGGCGGTCATGGCCCAACTGGCCCAGGCCGGGCGCGTGGACACCTCGTGCCTCACCGTGACCGGCAAGACCGTGGGCGAAAACCTCGCGGCGCTTGGCGCGCGCGTGGCCAACCCCGAGGTCATCCGGCCGCTGGACAACCCCTACGGCACGCAGGGCGGAATCGCCGTGCTCATGGGCAACATCGCGCCCGAGGGCGCGGTGGTCAAGCAGTCGGCCGTGGCCAAGGACATGCTCACGCATAGCGGCCCGGCGCGGGTCTTCGACTCCGAGGAGGCGGCCAACGCGGCCATCCTGGAAGGCAAGATCAAGCCCGGCGACGTGGTGGTCATCCGCTACGAGGGACCGCGCGGCGGCCCCGGCATGCGCGAGATGCTCTCGCCGACCTCGAACATCGCGGGCATGGGCCTCGACGGCGCGGTGGCGCTCATCACCGACGGCCGCTTCTCCGGCGGTACGCGCGGCGCTGCCATCGGCCACGTCTCGCCCGAGGCGGCCGCGGGCGGCCCCATCGCCCTGGTGCGCGAGGGCGACGTGATCGCCATCGACATTCCCGGCCGCAGCCTGACGCTTCGGGTGGACGAGGCCGAACTTGCCCGGCGCAAGACCGAGTGGAAGCCCGTGGTGAAGGAACTCAAGTCGCCGCTGCTCAGGCGCTATGCGCGGCAGGTGACCTCGGCCGCGTCG
- a CDS encoding HDIG domain-containing metalloprotein, giving the protein MLDRDQALSLVQEHTPEPHMRHHALASEAVMRALARQLGQDPELWGLTGLLHDLDYSATKDEPARHGIEAAAMLDGRLPEEALCAIRAHNHEHTGVAPAAQLDFALRCGETVTGLVAAAALVRPDKLVGMAPSSLKKKMKDKAFARSVNRETIKECERLGLDLTAFLALSIEAMQGVAEDIGLQ; this is encoded by the coding sequence ATGCTCGACCGCGACCAGGCCCTTTCCCTCGTGCAGGAGCACACGCCCGAACCGCACATGCGGCACCACGCCCTGGCCTCCGAGGCCGTCATGCGCGCCCTGGCGCGCCAGCTCGGCCAAGACCCCGAACTGTGGGGACTGACCGGGCTTCTGCACGACCTGGACTACTCCGCCACCAAGGACGAACCCGCGCGCCACGGTATCGAAGCCGCCGCCATGCTGGACGGCAGGCTGCCCGAAGAGGCCCTGTGCGCCATCCGCGCGCACAACCACGAGCACACGGGCGTGGCCCCGGCCGCGCAACTGGATTTCGCCCTACGCTGCGGCGAAACCGTGACCGGGCTCGTGGCGGCCGCCGCCCTGGTGCGGCCGGACAAGCTCGTGGGCATGGCCCCGTCGAGCCTGAAAAAAAAGATGAAGGACAAGGCCTTCGCCCGCTCCGTGAACCGCGAGACGATCAAGGAGTGCGAACGCCTGGGCCTGGACCTGACCGCGTTCCTGGCCCTGTCCATCGAGGCCATGCAAGGCGTGGCCGAGGATATCGGGCTTCAATGA
- a CDS encoding FmdB family zinc ribbon protein — MPIYEYECPACGKVFEEWNKSFDDVTSPCACGAAASRIVSNTAFMLKGSGWYVTDYCGKKASGNGNGGTETKDSSASSDSASPAAETKPAKDKAAPASPSA, encoded by the coding sequence ATGCCCATCTATGAGTACGAATGCCCCGCCTGCGGCAAGGTCTTCGAGGAGTGGAACAAGAGCTTCGACGACGTGACGTCGCCCTGCGCCTGCGGCGCCGCGGCCAGCCGCATCGTCTCCAACACCGCCTTCATGCTCAAGGGGTCGGGCTGGTACGTGACCGACTACTGCGGCAAGAAGGCTTCGGGCAACGGCAACGGCGGCACCGAGACCAAGGATTCGTCGGCCTCATCGGATTCGGCCAGCCCGGCGGCCGAGACCAAGCCCGCCAAGGACAAGGCCGCCCCGGCCAGCCCTTCGGCATAA
- the purB gene encoding adenylosuccinate lyase, translating into MIDRYTRPEMGALWTLDNKFRVWLEVELAVCEAWHRLGVIPAEAMEDIRAKADFDVERILEIEETTRHDVIAFLTAVEEKVGPSARYIHLGCTSSDIVDTANGVLLSRAGDMILAALDRLLAVLADVAKANKGRLCMGRTHGIHAEPTSFGLKMAGFYAEFARHRERFLAALDGVRVGKISGAVGTYAFLSPEMEEIALGILGLSVDPVSTQIVQRDRHAHFFTSLALLAGGVERLCVELRHLQRTEVLEVEEGFAKGQKGSSAMPHKKNPISAENMTGLSRLVRTNALAAMENQALWHERDISHSSVERVIMPDSTILADYVLHRLAGLLSGLRVIPENMERNLMSSMGLFFSQRVLLALVEGGMARQEAYELVQGVAMRCWRERTPFPDAVRAEEGIAARLGAAALDELFDPGYYLRFEETIFDRVFGG; encoded by the coding sequence ATGATCGACCGCTACACCCGCCCCGAGATGGGCGCGCTTTGGACCCTGGACAACAAATTCCGCGTCTGGCTCGAAGTCGAGCTGGCCGTGTGCGAGGCTTGGCATCGTCTGGGAGTGATCCCGGCCGAGGCCATGGAGGACATCCGGGCCAAGGCCGATTTCGACGTCGAGCGCATTCTTGAAATCGAAGAAACCACGCGCCACGACGTCATCGCCTTCCTCACGGCTGTGGAGGAGAAGGTCGGACCCTCGGCCCGCTATATCCACCTGGGCTGCACCTCTTCCGACATCGTGGATACGGCCAACGGCGTGCTGCTTTCGCGCGCGGGCGATATGATCCTCGCGGCCCTGGACCGCCTTTTGGCCGTGCTGGCCGACGTGGCCAAGGCCAACAAGGGCAGGTTGTGCATGGGCCGCACTCACGGCATCCATGCCGAGCCGACCTCCTTCGGCCTGAAGATGGCCGGGTTCTACGCCGAGTTCGCGCGTCACCGCGAGCGCTTCCTGGCCGCGCTCGACGGCGTGCGCGTTGGCAAGATCTCCGGGGCCGTGGGCACGTACGCCTTCCTCTCGCCCGAGATGGAGGAGATCGCCCTGGGCATCCTCGGCCTGTCCGTCGATCCGGTCTCCACCCAGATCGTGCAGCGCGACCGCCACGCCCATTTCTTCACCAGCCTGGCGCTTCTTGCGGGCGGTGTGGAGCGGCTGTGCGTGGAGTTGCGCCACTTGCAGCGCACCGAGGTGCTGGAGGTGGAGGAGGGCTTCGCCAAGGGCCAGAAGGGCTCCTCGGCCATGCCGCACAAGAAGAACCCCATCTCGGCCGAAAACATGACCGGGCTTTCGCGCCTTGTGCGCACCAACGCCCTGGCGGCCATGGAGAACCAGGCCCTGTGGCACGAGCGCGACATCAGCCACTCCTCGGTGGAGCGGGTCATCATGCCCGACTCGACCATCCTGGCCGACTACGTGCTGCACAGGCTGGCCGGCCTGCTTTCGGGCCTGCGCGTGATCCCCGAGAACATGGAGCGCAACCTCATGTCCTCCATGGGGCTGTTCTTCTCGCAGCGCGTGCTGCTGGCCCTGGTGGAGGGCGGCATGGCCCGGCAAGAGGCCTACGAGCTCGTGCAGGGCGTGGCCATGCGCTGCTGGCGCGAGCGCACGCCCTTCCCGGACGCGGTGCGCGCCGAAGAGGGCATAGCCGCGCGCCTGGGCGCGGCGGCGCTTGATGAATTGTTCGATCCCGGCTACTACCTTCGTTTTGAAGAGACCATATTTGATCGTGTTTTCGGGGGATAG
- the pyrE gene encoding orotate phosphoribosyltransferase codes for MDAVRRTLAKLLYEKSYIEGEITLTSGKKSDYYFDCKQTALHPEGAWCIGTLFLDLLRDVDVQGVGGMTLGADPLVSSVTVLSHLAGRPLPGFIVRKEAKGHGTGRYLEGLGNFAPGMKVAMLEDVVTTGGTLIKACERVRDAGLEIVAVCTILDREEGGRENLARAGYDLLPVFTRAELLSAAKA; via the coding sequence ATGGACGCTGTCAGGCGCACGCTGGCCAAACTGCTTTACGAGAAGTCCTACATCGAGGGCGAGATAACCCTCACTTCGGGCAAAAAAAGCGACTACTACTTCGACTGCAAGCAGACCGCGCTGCATCCGGAAGGGGCATGGTGCATCGGCACCCTGTTCCTCGATCTGCTGCGCGACGTGGACGTGCAGGGCGTGGGCGGTATGACGCTCGGGGCCGATCCGCTCGTCTCCTCGGTGACGGTGCTTTCCCACCTGGCCGGGCGGCCCCTGCCCGGGTTCATCGTGCGCAAGGAGGCCAAGGGCCACGGCACGGGACGCTATCTTGAGGGCCTGGGCAACTTCGCGCCCGGCATGAAGGTGGCCATGCTCGAAGACGTGGTGACCACGGGCGGCACGCTCATCAAGGCTTGTGAGCGGGTGCGCGACGCCGGACTCGAGATCGTGGCCGTGTGCACCATCCTCGACCGCGAGGAGGGCGGCCGCGAGAATCTCGCCCGCGCGGGGTACGATCTTTTGCCCGTGTTTACGCGCGCGGAGCTGCTTAGCGCCGCGAAGGCATGA
- a CDS encoding L,D-transpeptidase family protein translates to MKPVAAVSAVLTMVVWLCASTTHAFSLNIEDYPDAPPFFLAVAKDSETFYAFGRRSPLTAIHTLPCTTGQGAGDKFKEGDLKTPEGVYFIQRTLTRGLDWGLYGDLAFTLNYPNPVDRLKGKTGSGIWIHGRGQTIVPRDTQGCVALNNPDLHSIKASLTRGTPVVIARDVVVNDAPGDTSRTASEIVGLLEQWRQSWRARSNEYFRFYDQKRYVEPGAPTFRAFRENKERIFASKSWIEVATYDVQILPGTDYWVTWFDQYYRTDTFVSQVHKRLYWQRDKEGNWIIVGAEYDRPERDLEQLYLSEARDRVSGLVENWRQAWESGDIVAYSRHYAPAAVQDARQGIEAIVVQKTTLWENNPPRRVELSGLSVDLHPAGLRVTFVQDYESASGFADRGVKTLLLEPTASGWRIVSETWTKSSS, encoded by the coding sequence ATGAAGCCTGTCGCCGCGGTGTCCGCCGTCCTGACCATGGTCGTCTGGCTTTGCGCTTCCACGACCCATGCCTTTTCCCTGAACATAGAGGACTATCCCGACGCTCCGCCGTTCTTCCTGGCAGTGGCCAAGGACAGCGAGACGTTCTACGCCTTCGGGCGGCGCTCGCCGCTGACTGCCATCCACACCCTGCCGTGCACCACGGGGCAGGGTGCTGGCGACAAGTTCAAGGAAGGCGACTTGAAGACCCCAGAGGGCGTTTATTTCATCCAGCGTACCCTGACCAGGGGCCTGGACTGGGGCCTTTACGGCGATCTGGCCTTCACTTTGAACTATCCCAATCCGGTGGACCGGCTCAAGGGCAAGACCGGCAGCGGCATCTGGATACACGGCCGAGGCCAGACGATCGTGCCGCGCGATACCCAGGGCTGCGTGGCCCTGAACAATCCCGACCTGCACTCCATCAAGGCCAGCCTGACGCGCGGCACGCCCGTGGTCATCGCGCGCGATGTCGTGGTCAACGACGCGCCCGGCGACACGAGCAGAACCGCGAGCGAGATCGTGGGGCTGCTTGAGCAGTGGCGGCAATCCTGGCGGGCGCGCAGCAACGAGTATTTCCGCTTCTACGACCAGAAGCGCTACGTGGAACCCGGCGCGCCGACCTTCAGGGCGTTTCGCGAGAACAAGGAACGCATCTTCGCCTCCAAGTCCTGGATCGAGGTCGCGACCTACGACGTGCAAATTTTGCCCGGCACGGACTACTGGGTGACCTGGTTCGACCAGTACTATCGCACCGACACCTTCGTCTCCCAGGTGCACAAGAGGCTGTACTGGCAGCGGGACAAGGAAGGGAACTGGATCATCGTGGGCGCGGAATACGACCGCCCTGAACGCGACCTCGAACAACTCTACCTGAGTGAGGCGAGGGACAGGGTTTCGGGGCTGGTCGAGAACTGGCGGCAAGCCTGGGAGAGCGGCGACATCGTGGCCTACTCGCGCCACTACGCGCCTGCGGCCGTGCAGGACGCCCGCCAGGGCATCGAGGCCATCGTGGTCCAGAAGACGACCCTGTGGGAGAACAACCCGCCGCGCCGTGTCGAGCTTTCCGGCCTGAGCGTCGATTTGCATCCCGCAGGGTTGCGGGTGACCTTCGTGCAGGATTACGAGAGCGCTTCGGGCTTCGCCGACAGGGGCGTGAAGACCCTGCTTCTCGAACCCACGGCCTCTGGCTGGCGCATCGTCAGTGAAACCTGGACAAAGTCATCTTCATGA